Proteins encoded within one genomic window of Eurosta solidaginis isolate ZX-2024a chromosome 1, ASM4086904v1, whole genome shotgun sequence:
- the LOC137244474 gene encoding uncharacterized protein: MPVMEDSGIDSEDKQSNNYEESTVKITQTMAKEKETTAMTDANYVSAVSHMADLEVVFRGSGGPVIGSTAGYRAKAVSTTNGLANTSTAGDSDDSTVNSTQPPPNTCRILQRKLELKVERAKRNYSQYQQQENIRKTQSENLIPINRLPIPGDPEQKPLVDYKSDNSDETEEISFFPAKVKSAQRQRKTELSDTFSIQEMTIDSDLDSDDSGSQNLELLPPMRKSSFLEHVKICFGCGNRRS, from the exons ATGCCTGTCATGGAGGATAGCGGTATCGATAGCGAGGATAAGCAATCGAATAACTATGAGGAATCAACAGTG aaaataacacaaacaatggcaaaagaaaaagaaacaacgGCCATGACCGATGCAAATTATGTGTCAGCAGTTAGCCATATGGCTGATTTAGAAGTAGTCTTCCGTGGAAGTGGTGGACCAGTAATTGGTAGCACAGCTGGATACAGAGCGAAGGCGGTGAGCACCACAAATGGGCTGGCAAATACTTCGACGGCTGGCGATAGTGATGATAGTACTGTGAATAGTACGCAACCACCACCAAATACCTGTCGCATACTGCAGCGCAAGCTGGAGCTAAAAGTTGAGCGTGCGAAACGCAACTATAGCCAATACCAGCAGCAGGAGAAT ATACGCAAAACTCAATCAGAAAATCTTATACCCATTAATCGTTTACCAATACCAGGCGATCCAGAACAAAAACCACTTGTAGATTATAAGTCCGATAATAG CGATGAAACAGAAGAAATTTCATTCTTTCCGGCCAAAGTGAAAAGTGCCCAACGTCAGCGCAAAACTGAGCTTAGCGATACCTTTAGCATACAAGAAATGACTATAGATTCGGATTTGGACTCAGATGATAGCGGATCACAAAACCTTGAACTTTTACCTCCTATGAGAAAGTCCAGTTTTCTCGAGCACGTGAAGATTTGTTTTGGTTGTGGCAATAGACGAagttaa